One stretch of Filifactor alocis ATCC 35896 DNA includes these proteins:
- a CDS encoding YeiH family protein — MKSFSKNFYGILLCLLIATPAWFLGKTLPLVGAPVFAIFIGMIVNTFYKDRAKTGAGIKFTSKYILQFAVVLLGFGLNLSQVLMVGTTSLPIILSTITTSLFCAWLLQKKFNLDSNTATLVGVGSSICGGSAIAATAPVIKADEEEIAKAISVIFLFNILAALIFPTLGDLIGLSNNGFSVFAGTAVNDTSSVTATATTWDSIHNSNTLEGATIVKLTRTLAIIPITLGLSFYQIYKQKQQGASSHEKVSIKKVFPIFILFFVLASILTTFLTKNGIDTDVFHYFKVLSKFCIVMAMAAIGLNTDIIKLIKTGGQAIFLGGSCWIAITLVDLLMQRFLNLW; from the coding sequence ATGAAATCATTTTCAAAAAATTTTTATGGCATCTTACTATGTTTACTCATTGCAACGCCGGCATGGTTCTTAGGGAAGACTCTTCCTTTGGTTGGTGCTCCGGTATTTGCTATCTTCATCGGAATGATTGTAAATACATTTTACAAGGATAGAGCCAAAACCGGAGCCGGAATTAAATTTACATCAAAATATATTCTACAGTTCGCAGTTGTCTTGCTGGGATTCGGTCTCAACTTATCACAAGTCTTGATGGTGGGAACAACTTCTTTGCCAATTATTTTATCCACTATCACAACTTCTCTGTTCTGTGCGTGGTTATTACAAAAAAAATTCAACCTTGACAGCAATACGGCTACCTTAGTAGGCGTCGGGTCTTCCATCTGTGGTGGTTCAGCAATTGCTGCAACAGCTCCTGTCATCAAAGCGGATGAAGAAGAAATTGCAAAAGCTATTTCTGTAATTTTCTTATTCAACATTTTGGCAGCACTGATATTTCCCACACTCGGCGACTTGATAGGACTGTCTAACAACGGATTTTCAGTCTTTGCAGGAACCGCAGTCAACGATACTTCTTCTGTTACCGCAACCGCAACAACATGGGACAGTATACACAACTCAAACACCTTGGAAGGTGCAACAATTGTAAAATTAACAAGAACACTCGCAATTATTCCGATTACATTAGGGTTATCTTTCTATCAAATCTACAAACAAAAACAACAAGGCGCTTCCTCGCACGAAAAGGTAAGCATCAAAAAAGTGTTCCCAATATTTATTCTGTTTTTTGTATTAGCATCTATCTTAACTACTTTCTTAACCAAAAATGGAATTGATACTGATGTCTTTCATTACTTCAAAGTCCTTTCCAAGTTCTGTATTGTGATGGCAATGGCAGCGATTGGATTGAATACCGACATCATCAAACTGATTAAAACCGGCGGACAAGCCATCTTTCTTGGCGGAAGTTGTTGGATCGCCATCACCCTGGTTGATCTATTGATGCAACGATTCCTCAATCTTTGGTAA
- a CDS encoding DUF4364 family protein has translation MIEQQKKLAEEKLYILFVLKNANVSLSKNILTHIFLENELLDFFSLQQYLYELNEDGFIQEMQSSSPARFVITEKGEEVLCFFENQLSFSKREQVLIYLDDKKDSLIKEKEIKATYEKTDDKNYSVCLSMANEDTNIFCLNITVPSVALARTICQNWDESSAEIYTNVVTSLMPNKKQS, from the coding sequence TTGATAGAACAGCAAAAAAAATTAGCAGAAGAAAAATTATATATTCTATTTGTATTGAAAAACGCAAATGTTTCATTATCAAAAAATATATTGACTCATATTTTTTTGGAAAATGAACTTCTTGATTTTTTCTCCTTACAACAATATTTATATGAACTGAATGAGGATGGATTTATTCAAGAGATGCAATCGAGTTCTCCTGCTCGTTTCGTCATTACTGAAAAAGGAGAAGAAGTCCTTTGTTTTTTCGAAAACCAGTTGTCATTCTCCAAAAGAGAACAAGTCTTAATTTACTTGGATGACAAAAAAGATTCTCTTATCAAAGAAAAAGAAATCAAAGCTACCTATGAAAAAACAGATGACAAAAATTACTCCGTCTGTCTATCCATGGCAAACGAAGACACCAATATATTTTGCCTGAATATTACCGTTCCGTCTGTTGCACTCGCAAGGACAATATGCCAAAATTGGGATGAATCATCTGCAGAAATTTACACTAATGTAGTAACATCTCTTATGCCAAACAAAAAACAAAGTTAG
- a CDS encoding DUF2339 domain-containing protein — MKSIKTRVEELEIQIHDLKYRMDACYRKIDEQNQIINGLQTKLQGNTALDEAVKIATEIDSLENDPNLFKEQLLEKHKIEISDIQSSEMEIHDEKTEIEKSGSSISKAETLKKKLPITTASGKKTPRFELPDVKFPKRIKTNDGKPRGEAMVGKYIIGALSALLLFVATGSFVAMIWNKMTSETKVGLIFLVGILLSGAGLKFILKDKNPIYAILLGTGAGVIYIDILSANLAFHLVDNNMTLILCLIWAILFIFLSNKIQMFFTVIIAYMGSIITLLMGLSLAHTGMDRTLLFAFMVLVCVSIVGNSFKMNKKYSVITLNMSFVSFIILFFEYYPQFQMLSSLCVAVFGVILFALYKVLSNEKELFYTTILIYTLSFIVLLISITESGSDIANLILLTFISFICVGMGVVSNKIGKKHLVVSLNLSFAAYVFSFLDNLSSFNRLALVCMVAFSAICFLLYRALSDKKKLIITTVVTCVSTLVVLIFSIFVVETDFDRVLLFAFITLVCVSMVANAYKVNKEFLTTALNLSFLSYIGLFSLTVSGCKWLALLAVIGLFTIDNILYREEENSEKSLEKIPISMINTGVAFITLYQLLISEINGKAVLIYLTIFIVAFMQYLAINLLWKNIRKPYDIFFSLVIGSVLLGINKTLFNGNISGLIVLCVILYIVGKVIHKEVNYLLIVVILLIDNIAPILLNMSINLYIQSNVMNYVYGTLNIVAFVYLLFDIYKTKHYKNLAVFKIIGLPLCLTSILLINFNATTGATAESSVLYNSITYAVIVLFMLGFVTIGYFKNWEDENFKMTDHGGVLDDSTLSSIFYVATAILYFVGIRNINFVNGTVALYVYCTFTIAIAVVQSKEILKRDVIPYFTHVLLGLKYLVLTFSILNGLLNVEIVSFLYNIAGLVVAVISIALGFKWAMKGLRDYGLCLTILVVLKFIAVDMRGENSIKRVLSMIVGAILCFAISFIYNKLSVKFRDKNSENE, encoded by the coding sequence GTGAAGAGCATAAAGACTCGCGTAGAAGAGCTTGAAATTCAAATTCACGATTTAAAATATAGAATGGATGCTTGTTATCGAAAGATTGATGAACAAAATCAGATAATAAATGGACTTCAGACCAAGTTACAGGGAAATACAGCTTTGGATGAAGCGGTAAAGATTGCGACAGAAATTGACTCTCTTGAAAATGATCCTAATTTGTTCAAAGAACAACTGCTTGAAAAACATAAGATAGAGATTTCTGATATTCAAAGTTCTGAAATGGAAATTCATGATGAAAAAACAGAAATCGAAAAATCGGGTTCTTCTATTTCAAAGGCAGAGACACTAAAGAAAAAATTGCCTATCACAACAGCTTCCGGTAAAAAAACACCGCGCTTTGAGTTGCCTGATGTTAAGTTTCCGAAAAGAATCAAGACAAATGACGGCAAGCCGCGTGGGGAAGCTATGGTTGGGAAATACATTATCGGCGCATTATCAGCTCTTTTGCTCTTTGTAGCTACCGGGTCTTTTGTAGCTATGATTTGGAATAAAATGACTTCAGAAACAAAAGTCGGGCTTATATTTTTAGTTGGTATTTTGTTGAGTGGAGCTGGGTTGAAGTTCATCCTTAAAGATAAAAATCCGATTTATGCTATATTGCTTGGCACGGGTGCAGGAGTAATATACATAGATATCTTATCAGCTAATTTAGCGTTTCATTTAGTCGATAACAACATGACGCTGATTCTGTGCTTGATATGGGCTATACTTTTCATCTTTTTATCGAACAAAATACAGATGTTTTTTACTGTGATAATAGCGTATATGGGTAGTATTATCACGCTTTTGATGGGACTGAGTCTGGCGCACACCGGCATGGATAGAACTTTGTTGTTTGCTTTCATGGTTTTGGTATGCGTAAGTATCGTAGGTAATTCTTTCAAAATGAATAAAAAATACTCGGTGATTACACTGAATATGTCTTTTGTTTCATTTATTATATTATTTTTTGAATATTATCCTCAATTTCAAATGTTGTCATCACTTTGTGTCGCAGTCTTTGGAGTAATACTGTTTGCTTTGTATAAGGTACTATCGAATGAAAAAGAACTTTTTTATACGACAATACTAATTTATACTCTTAGTTTTATTGTTCTGCTAATAAGCATAACGGAAAGCGGTAGTGATATTGCTAATTTGATATTGCTGACATTTATCAGTTTCATTTGTGTGGGAATGGGTGTTGTTTCTAATAAAATAGGTAAGAAGCATTTGGTTGTTTCTTTGAATTTATCGTTTGCTGCGTATGTATTTTCATTTCTCGATAATCTTTCAAGTTTCAACCGGTTGGCGTTAGTATGTATGGTTGCATTTTCAGCAATATGTTTTCTGTTATACAGGGCATTATCAGACAAAAAGAAATTAATTATCACTACGGTAGTAACTTGTGTATCTACACTTGTTGTTCTTATATTTAGTATCTTTGTAGTTGAAACGGACTTTGATAGAGTTCTACTATTTGCATTTATAACCTTAGTTTGTGTGAGCATGGTAGCTAACGCTTATAAAGTTAACAAAGAGTTTTTGACCACTGCATTGAATTTGTCCTTTTTGTCGTATATAGGATTATTTTCGTTAACTGTATCCGGATGCAAGTGGCTGGCTTTATTAGCTGTAATAGGACTTTTCACTATAGATAATATTTTATATAGGGAGGAAGAAAATTCTGAAAAAAGTCTTGAGAAAATCCCTATCAGTATGATAAACACAGGTGTTGCATTTATAACCTTATATCAATTGCTCATCTCAGAAATCAATGGGAAAGCAGTATTGATATATTTGACAATATTTATTGTAGCTTTCATGCAATATTTAGCTATCAATCTACTTTGGAAAAACATTAGAAAACCTTATGACATCTTTTTTAGCTTAGTTATCGGATCGGTATTGTTAGGGATTAACAAGACTTTGTTTAACGGTAACATCTCAGGGCTTATCGTACTTTGTGTCATTCTCTATATTGTGGGCAAGGTAATTCATAAGGAAGTGAATTATTTGCTAATAGTTGTTATTTTACTAATTGACAACATAGCTCCTATTTTGTTAAACATGTCGATTAACTTGTATATTCAGTCGAATGTTATGAATTATGTTTATGGTACGCTGAATATAGTTGCTTTTGTGTATCTTTTGTTTGATATATATAAGACAAAACATTACAAGAATCTTGCTGTATTTAAAATCATAGGACTTCCTCTATGTTTAACATCAATTTTGTTGATTAACTTTAATGCAACAACCGGAGCAACCGCAGAGTCAAGCGTATTATATAACTCTATCACTTATGCTGTCATTGTACTTTTCATGTTAGGTTTTGTGACAATAGGATATTTTAAGAATTGGGAAGATGAGAATTTCAAAATGACAGACCATGGAGGAGTTTTGGATGATTCTACCCTTTCTTCCATTTTTTATGTTGCTACCGCTATATTATATTTTGTAGGGATTAGAAATATTAATTTTGTGAATGGTACAGTGGCATTGTATGTTTACTGTACATTTACAATAGCAATAGCTGTCGTTCAGTCAAAAGAGATATTAAAAAGAGACGTAATTCCTTATTTTACACATGTGTTATTAGGTTTAAAATATTTAGTATTAACTTTTTCTATATTAAACGGATTGCTGAATGTGGAGATAGTCTCATTCTTATATAATATTGCCGGTCTTGTAGTCGCTGTTATTTCTATAGCGTTAGGATTTAAGTGGGCGATGAAAGGGCTTAGAGATTATGGACTCTGCCTGACGATATTGGTGGTATTAAAATTTATTGCTGTGGACATGCGGGGCGAAAATTCTATAAAAAGAGTTTTATCCATGATAGTCGGTGCCATACTTTGCTTTGCAATCAGCTTTATTTACAATAAGTTGAGTGTGAAATTTAGGGATAAGAATAGTGAAAACGAATAG
- a CDS encoding Dps family protein has translation MMNLKKEFDLYLSNLAVMTFKLHNLHWNVTGLAFKSIHEFTEMMYDTTFLHFDAVAEHQKIFGVMPDCKLSDYLEKATIKEVDPREFSSLEVLQILQEDVKTLIDNAKDIKSKADGLGWTEAVSLMEEQIAYYSKQLWFINSSVK, from the coding sequence ATGATGAACTTAAAAAAAGAATTTGATTTATATTTATCTAACTTGGCGGTAATGACATTTAAATTACACAATTTACATTGGAATGTGACAGGACTTGCATTCAAATCTATCCATGAATTTACAGAAATGATGTACGATACTACATTCCTTCACTTTGATGCAGTGGCAGAACATCAAAAAATATTCGGAGTAATGCCTGATTGCAAATTGAGTGACTATTTAGAAAAAGCTACTATCAAAGAGGTGGATCCAAGAGAATTCAGTTCTTTGGAAGTGTTGCAAATCCTTCAAGAAGATGTTAAAACATTGATTGACAACGCAAAAGACATCAAATCAAAAGCAGATGGATTGGGTTGGACAGAAGCTGTTTCATTGATGGAAGAACAAATTGCTTACTATAGCAAACAGTTATGGTTCATTAACTCAAGCGTGAAATAA
- a CDS encoding HAD family hydrolase, translating to MYQYIVFDLDMTILNTWEANLCAVKEALEKLEGKIVEKKDLEHIFGCTTNQTMENFGVKDKRAFIQEWYDGVVRYQHTISFFEGMKELLYELKESGYGLGIVTSRTNAEAQVDVERFQMDGIFNQIIGADDVLMPKPHPDPLNKFIEENKTQKEKVIYVGDAISDLKCALRAGVDFAAAGWGIQSNHDFSESTYYFNHPSELRKCLLGL from the coding sequence TTGTATCAATATATTGTTTTTGATTTAGATATGACTATTTTAAACACATGGGAAGCGAATCTTTGTGCGGTGAAAGAAGCGCTGGAAAAATTAGAGGGGAAAATTGTAGAGAAAAAAGATTTGGAACATATTTTTGGTTGTACAACCAATCAAACTATGGAAAACTTTGGTGTGAAAGATAAGAGAGCGTTTATCCAAGAGTGGTATGATGGAGTCGTAAGGTATCAACATACAATTTCTTTTTTTGAAGGGATGAAGGAGTTGTTATATGAACTCAAAGAATCAGGCTACGGTCTTGGAATTGTGACATCGAGAACAAATGCAGAAGCACAAGTGGATGTGGAACGTTTTCAAATGGATGGAATCTTTAATCAAATTATTGGTGCTGATGACGTTCTTATGCCAAAACCTCATCCTGATCCGTTAAACAAATTTATTGAAGAAAATAAGACACAGAAAGAAAAAGTGATTTATGTCGGTGATGCGATTTCAGATTTAAAATGTGCACTTCGAGCCGGAGTGGATTTTGCAGCAGCAGGCTGGGGAATCCAGAGCAACCATGATTTTTCTGAAAGCACATACTATTTTAATCATCCATCCGAACTCAGAAAATGTTTGTTAGGATTGTAA
- a CDS encoding competence/damage-inducible protein A, with product MNAEILCVGTELLHGDIVNTNAAFLSKELAKIGIDVHYQTVVGDNPKRMKEAYEIALNRADVIISTGGLGPTQDDITKEIVAEYFGLPMIYDEGSYQHLVEKYMSFHKEMPKNNLRQAYFPEGSMILTNDMGTANACIVEQTQDLSKKIVVLLPGPPFEMKPLMINQVVPHLHQYSKQTVVACKIIVTELGESLAEEMVLDMILHQTNPTIATYAGKGQVTFRITAKAETEQQGLELIEPVKQELLRRFGENATVIASDKGLEAVVAELLLKKNLTIATAESCTGGMLAAKLIDYPGISDVYREGFVTYTEESKESRLSVSAETLEKNGVVSEEVAKEMAKGVSEVAGTDIGVGITGLAGPNGGTEQTPIGTVYVAIYDRGEYFVKKMNRFASRNVIRERAVTIALDELRRILLQKA from the coding sequence ATGAATGCTGAAATACTGTGTGTGGGAACAGAATTGTTACATGGAGATATTGTCAATACAAATGCTGCATTTCTTTCAAAAGAATTGGCAAAGATAGGGATAGATGTGCATTATCAGACAGTAGTTGGAGATAATCCGAAACGAATGAAAGAGGCATATGAAATTGCGCTGAATCGAGCAGATGTTATCATTTCTACAGGAGGGCTTGGACCGACGCAGGATGATATTACCAAAGAAATTGTAGCAGAGTATTTTGGTTTACCAATGATATATGATGAAGGAAGTTATCAACATTTGGTCGAAAAATATATGAGTTTTCATAAAGAAATGCCGAAGAATAATTTAAGACAGGCATATTTTCCGGAAGGAAGCATGATTTTGACCAACGATATGGGAACGGCAAATGCTTGTATTGTAGAACAAACACAAGATTTGTCAAAAAAAATAGTTGTTTTACTTCCGGGGCCTCCTTTTGAGATGAAACCGTTGATGATAAACCAAGTCGTACCACATTTACATCAATATTCTAAACAAACAGTTGTAGCATGCAAAATTATCGTAACGGAACTTGGTGAATCATTGGCAGAAGAAATGGTTTTGGATATGATATTGCATCAAACAAATCCAACCATTGCAACTTATGCGGGGAAGGGACAAGTTACTTTTCGCATCACAGCGAAAGCAGAAACAGAGCAACAAGGATTGGAATTGATTGAACCGGTAAAACAAGAGTTGTTGAGACGGTTTGGGGAAAATGCTACGGTCATTGCATCTGATAAAGGTTTGGAAGCTGTTGTGGCAGAACTGTTACTAAAGAAAAATCTTACAATTGCAACGGCAGAATCTTGTACGGGCGGAATGCTTGCAGCGAAGTTGATTGATTATCCGGGAATATCTGATGTGTATCGAGAAGGATTTGTGACTTACACAGAAGAGAGCAAAGAGAGTAGATTAAGTGTCAGTGCAGAAACTTTAGAAAAAAATGGAGTAGTCAGCGAAGAGGTAGCAAAAGAAATGGCGAAAGGTGTTTCTGAAGTTGCAGGAACGGATATCGGTGTTGGGATTACAGGACTTGCCGGTCCAAATGGCGGAACGGAACAAACTCCTATCGGCACAGTCTATGTTGCTATCTATGATAGAGGAGAGTATTTTGTGAAGAAGATGAATCGATTTGCAAGTCGTAATGTGATTCGTGAAAGAGCAGTTACAATAGCATTGGATGAGCTTAGAAGGATCTTACTTCAAAAAGCGTAG
- a CDS encoding ABC transporter ATP-binding protein: protein MEQYQDKIKTSELITRFLPYFRKYYSILAIDLICASFTTVCEIVFPLMVRNITNKAMFDFQALTMSFVIKMCVIYFILRLVDTAANYYMASVGHIMGAKIETDMRRDLFSHLQELSFNYFDNTKIGQIMGRITSDLFEITEFAHHCPEEFFIAGVKILVSFLILCRINVLLTVIVFSVIPLMLVATMYFRKRMRLAFKRSREQIGDLNAQLEDSLLGVKVVRSFANEEIEKEKFEEGNSGLFHIKKFQYYYMAGFKGVTQFFDGLMYVTVLLCSSYFMIQREITAGDMVAYMLYVAMLLSAIKRIVEFAEQFQRGMTGIERFIEVMDEEVEIQDDDDAVEITGATGDILFDHVSFQYPDHDKMVLSNIDLHIRPEQKIALVGPSGGGKTTLCNLIPRFYEVSEGHILLDGVDIRKITQKSLRNQIGVVQQDVYLFSGTVRENIEYGKVGASDEEIVSAAKKAGAHEFIMGLENGYNTYVGERGVKLSGGQKQRISIARVFLKNPPILILDEATSALDNESERIVQHSLVELSKGRTTFTIAHRLTTIQNADTILVLTENGIEESGSHKELMERKGKYYSLYEMYGSGYFEDKE, encoded by the coding sequence ATGGAACAATATCAGGATAAAATCAAAACATCAGAGTTAATTACAAGATTTTTACCATATTTTAGAAAGTATTATTCTATTTTGGCGATAGATTTGATTTGTGCTTCATTTACAACGGTATGTGAAATTGTATTTCCGTTAATGGTTAGAAATATTACAAACAAAGCGATGTTTGATTTTCAGGCTTTGACAATGAGTTTTGTCATAAAAATGTGTGTGATTTATTTTATATTGAGGCTGGTGGATACCGCTGCGAATTATTATATGGCTTCGGTTGGACATATTATGGGAGCAAAGATTGAAACAGATATGAGGAGAGATTTATTTTCTCATCTTCAAGAATTATCATTCAATTATTTTGATAATACGAAGATTGGACAGATTATGGGAAGAATTACAAGTGATTTGTTTGAAATCACAGAATTTGCGCATCATTGTCCGGAAGAATTTTTTATTGCCGGAGTAAAAATATTGGTATCCTTCCTGATTTTATGTCGGATCAATGTTTTGTTGACAGTAATTGTATTTTCGGTTATTCCGTTGATGCTTGTTGCAACAATGTATTTTAGAAAAAGAATGAGGTTGGCATTCAAACGTTCAAGAGAGCAGATTGGAGATTTGAACGCGCAGTTGGAAGATAGCTTGCTCGGTGTTAAGGTTGTTCGTTCTTTTGCAAATGAAGAGATTGAAAAAGAGAAATTTGAAGAAGGAAATTCCGGATTGTTTCATATCAAAAAATTTCAATACTATTATATGGCGGGATTCAAAGGGGTTACACAATTTTTTGATGGCTTGATGTATGTGACAGTACTGTTGTGTTCTTCGTATTTTATGATACAACGAGAGATTACGGCAGGAGATATGGTTGCGTATATGTTGTATGTAGCGATGTTGTTGTCTGCGATTAAAAGAATTGTCGAATTTGCGGAACAATTTCAAAGAGGAATGACCGGGATTGAACGATTCATTGAAGTGATGGATGAAGAAGTAGAAATTCAAGATGATGACGATGCAGTTGAAATCACCGGAGCAACAGGAGATATTTTGTTTGATCATGTGAGTTTTCAGTATCCGGATCATGACAAAATGGTGTTATCGAACATTGATTTGCACATCCGACCGGAACAAAAGATTGCATTGGTTGGTCCGTCCGGTGGTGGAAAGACAACTCTGTGCAATTTGATTCCAAGGTTTTATGAGGTAAGTGAAGGCCACATTTTGTTGGATGGTGTAGATATCAGAAAAATTACTCAAAAATCGCTTCGAAATCAAATCGGTGTAGTACAACAGGATGTGTATTTATTTTCGGGAACAGTAAGAGAGAATATTGAGTATGGTAAAGTAGGAGCTTCCGACGAAGAAATTGTAAGTGCTGCAAAAAAAGCGGGAGCACATGAGTTTATTATGGGTTTGGAGAACGGATATAATACCTATGTAGGAGAACGAGGCGTTAAATTATCCGGTGGACAAAAACAAAGAATTAGTATTGCACGTGTATTTTTGAAAAATCCTCCAATTTTGATTTTGGATGAGGCAACTTCTGCATTGGATAATGAAAGTGAACGAATTGTGCAGCATTCTTTGGTGGAGTTATCAAAAGGAAGAACGACATTTACCATTGCTCATCGATTGACAACCATTCAAAATGCCGATACCATATTGGTGCTGACTGAAAACGGTATTGAAGAGAGCGGAAGTCACAAGGAATTGATGGAGCGAAAAGGAAAATATTATTCCCTTTATGAAATGTATGGCAGTGGATATTTTGAAGATAAAGAATAG
- a CDS encoding DUF362 domain-containing protein, giving the protein MAYKISDSCIGCGACEGECPVGAISQGDTQYIIDASACIDCGACAGVCPVGAPKAE; this is encoded by the coding sequence ATGGCTTATAAAATTTCTGATAGTTGCATTGGATGTGGAGCTTGTGAAGGAGAATGTCCTGTAGGAGCAATTTCTCAAGGAGATACACAATATATTATTGATGCATCAGCTTGCATTGATTGTGGAGCTTGTGCGGGAGTTTGTCCTGTAGGTGCACCAAAAGCAGAATAG
- a CDS encoding Glu/Leu/Phe/Val family dehydrogenase codes for MAETLNPFLNAQKQVKNACDKLGLEPDVYELLKEPQRMIEVSIPVRMDDGSLKIFKGYRSAHNSAVGPCKGGVRFHQDVNPDEVKALSIWMTFKGGVLGLPYGGGKGGVTCNPRELSAKELEQISRGWVRGLHKYLGEKIDIPAPDVNTNGQIMSWMVDEYVKLNGEEMSIGVITGKPVAFGGSLGRNEATGFGVSIIVRESAKKFGIDIKGAKVAVQGFGNVGKFTVKNIQKQGAKIVALAEFDFVKTMQPYAIYNEDGLDFADMAAYVADHKVLCDYPKAKKITMDEFWALNTDIFVPAAMENVLTAETVGKLNCKLVCEAANGPTTPEGDVALKEKNIPLVPDILTNSGGVLVSYFEWVQNRYGYYWTEQEVEERQEQSMVKAFNAMWEVKEQYDVTPREATYMYAIKQIAEAMKLRGWY; via the coding sequence ATGGCTGAAACATTAAACCCTTTTTTGAATGCACAAAAACAAGTTAAAAATGCTTGTGACAAACTAGGTTTAGAACCTGATGTATACGAATTATTAAAAGAACCTCAAAGAATGATTGAAGTATCTATTCCTGTAAGAATGGATGACGGAAGCTTGAAAATCTTCAAAGGATATCGTTCTGCTCACAACTCTGCTGTAGGTCCTTGCAAAGGTGGAGTTCGTTTCCATCAAGATGTTAACCCTGACGAAGTAAAAGCACTTTCTATCTGGATGACATTCAAAGGCGGAGTATTAGGACTTCCATATGGTGGAGGTAAAGGTGGAGTTACATGTAACCCAAGAGAATTATCTGCTAAAGAATTAGAACAAATCTCTAGAGGATGGGTACGTGGATTACACAAATACCTAGGCGAAAAAATTGACATTCCTGCTCCTGACGTAAATACAAACGGACAAATCATGTCTTGGATGGTTGACGAATATGTTAAACTAAATGGAGAAGAAATGAGCATTGGTGTTATCACAGGTAAACCGGTTGCTTTCGGTGGATCTTTAGGAAGAAACGAAGCTACAGGATTTGGAGTTTCTATCATCGTAAGAGAATCTGCTAAAAAATTCGGAATCGATATCAAAGGCGCTAAAGTAGCTGTTCAAGGTTTCGGTAACGTTGGTAAATTTACAGTTAAAAACATCCAAAAACAAGGAGCTAAAATCGTAGCTCTTGCAGAATTTGACTTTGTAAAAACAATGCAACCATATGCTATCTACAATGAAGATGGTCTTGATTTTGCTGATATGGCTGCTTATGTTGCAGATCACAAAGTTCTTTGCGATTATCCAAAAGCTAAAAAAATCACAATGGATGAATTCTGGGCATTAAATACAGATATCTTCGTACCGGCTGCTATGGAAAATGTTCTTACAGCTGAAACAGTAGGTAAATTAAACTGCAAACTTGTTTGTGAAGCTGCTAACGGTCCAACAACTCCAGAAGGAGACGTTGCATTGAAAGAAAAAAATATTCCATTGGTTCCAGACATCTTAACTAACTCCGGTGGAGTTTTGGTTTCTTACTTTGAATGGGTCCAAAACAGATATGGATACTACTGGACAGAACAAGAAGTAGAAGAAAGACAAGAACAATCTATGGTTAAAGCTTTCAACGCTATGTGGGAAGTAAAAGAACAATATGATGTAACACCTCGTGAAGCTACTTACATGTATGCTATCAAACAAATCGCTGAAGCAATGAAATTAAGAGGATGGTACTAA